TTCGCTATTTTGGCTGTTTTTTCGTCGTTAAAAGGTTTTAATTTTATTTGGTAATAAATGTTTGCAAAGAAAAAGCCGAGCAAACTACTGGAAAGGATGACGACAAGCATTGTAACAACTATTCGGCTATATAACGATTTCATGTTGCCTCCTCCAATTTATAACCAACGCCGCGTACCGTGACAATTCGAATACCATCCTTTTCTTCATCAAAATGGTCCCGCAAACGTTTAATATGTACATCCACTGTCCGGTCGCTGCCATCATAATCACGTTGCCAAATCCGCTCAATTAATTCCTCACGGGTAAAAATCCGTCCGGGATAGCTCGCTAGTTGATATAAGAGTTCAAATTCTTTTACGGGAATCATTCGTTCTTGGTTGCCAATTTTTATGCCGTAACTTTTTTGATCGATGGTGATATTTCCGATGTTGATTTTCACTTCGCTCGCCTGATTGGAGCGCCGTAGCAATGCGCGAATTCGAAAGACCAGCTCTTCTGGTTCAAATGGTTTTGTGACATAATCATCTGTTCCTACTTCAAAACCGCGTGATTTATCCGCCAGCGCATCTTTGGCCGTCAGCATAATAACCGGAATATCTGGAAAACTTGCGCGCATTTTTTGGCAAAGTTCAAAACCGTCCATATTAGGCATCATCACATCGATTACCGCCAAATGAACTTGCTCGGTTTCAACTATTTTTTCTGCTTCTATCCCGTCAATCGCCTCAAGAACACGGAAACCTTCTGCGCGGAGATAGTGCCCTACGAGTTTAAGTATGTGTCGATCATCATCTACTACTAATATTTGTTTCATTTTCACCGCTCACCTTACTGTCCTATTTTACTGCATCATATCAAACTTACGTGATTCGTTCAAATCCAGAATAGACATTTAACCTATCACCACGAATAAAACCAACAGTTGTAATATTAAGTTCTTCGGCCATGTTAAT
The sequence above is drawn from the Listeria monocytogenes genome and encodes:
- a CDS encoding response regulator transcription factor — its product is MKQILVVDDDRHILKLVGHYLRAEGFRVLEAIDGIEAEKIVETEQVHLAVIDVMMPNMDGFELCQKMRASFPDIPVIMLTAKDALADKSRGFEVGTDDYVTKPFEPEELVFRIRALLRRSNQASEVKINIGNITIDQKSYGIKIGNQERMIPVKEFELLYQLASYPGRIFTREELIERIWQRDYDGSDRTVDVHIKRLRDHFDEEKDGIRIVTVRGVGYKLEEAT